The proteins below are encoded in one region of Arenibacter algicola:
- a CDS encoding heavy-metal-associated domain-containing protein has protein sequence MKTLEFKTNINCGGCVSKVTPFLNKQEGVESWEVDTSNPDKILTIESDGATEEDVKTVLQKVGFKAEPVD, from the coding sequence ATGAAAACTTTAGAATTTAAAACAAATATCAATTGTGGTGGGTGTGTATCAAAAGTAACCCCTTTTTTAAACAAACAAGAAGGTGTAGAAAGTTGGGAAGTAGATACCTCTAATCCTGATAAAATCCTAACCATTGAAAGCGATGGTGCAACCGAAGAAGATGTAAAAACGGTTTTGCAAAAAGTGGGATTTAAGGCCGAACCTGTAGATTAA
- a CDS encoding zinc-dependent peptidase, with protein sequence MVYIIISVVIILFTVHFYRKAKRHSVKPFPEHWHKLLMDNVQFYRNLSNNRQLIFQQKMMQFLSEVYIDGVQLELEELDKILIAASAVIPVFGFKEWHYTNLSGILLYPDYFNEDMQFSSKDNARNIGGIVGNGRFEKQMILSKKALCRAFKNTTDKSNTGIHEFVHLIDKLDDWIFHFKVYHCSEPMFTTDSEAMFTTDS encoded by the coding sequence ATGGTCTATATTATAATTTCTGTTGTGATTATTCTTTTTACTGTTCATTTTTATAGAAAAGCGAAACGTCATAGTGTAAAGCCATTTCCAGAGCATTGGCACAAATTATTAATGGACAATGTTCAGTTTTATAGAAATCTTTCAAACAATAGGCAGCTAATTTTTCAGCAAAAAATGATGCAGTTTTTAAGTGAGGTCTATATCGATGGTGTACAGCTTGAACTGGAAGAATTGGATAAGATTTTAATTGCGGCAAGTGCAGTAATACCTGTTTTTGGCTTCAAAGAATGGCATTACACCAATTTAAGCGGTATCCTTTTATATCCAGATTATTTTAATGAGGATATGCAATTTAGTAGTAAGGATAACGCACGGAATATTGGTGGAATAGTTGGGAATGGAAGGTTCGAGAAACAGATGATACTTTCCAAAAAAGCATTGTGTCGCGCCTTTAAAAATACAACGGATAAAAGTAATACTGGCATACACGAATTTGTGCACCTTATAGATAAGTTGGACGATTGGATATTCCACTTCAAAGTTTACCACTGTTCTGAGCCAATGTTTACCACCGATTCCGAAGCAATGTTTACCACTGATTCCTGA
- the istA gene encoding IS21 family transposase, with product MQKIRQILLFLKRDVSERSIAEQTGVSRPTIHSYRGIFETSGFDYDTLLKLKDPELYELVKTKKKGSDRTPDVRKLYFLEQADYFISELGRVGVTRLLLWQEYLKEYPEGFSYSRFCELLDIQINLKSPSMIFKHNPGELLEIDFAGSKLSYVATSTGEIIACPVLIGVLPFSGFGYAKALPDASLAQVIPALNDILNYFGGVPLNARSDNMKQWVVRSCRYEPTFPQALEQWALHNHIGLLATRVRAPKDKPSVENQVKITYRRVYATIRNETFYSIQELNQGIKKALEAHHDINFQKKSFSRRELFTGQELPALQSLPEHPYQFNHLTRAKVQKNYHVVMGEDWHFYSVPYHHVGKEINIIYDTECVEIYYQLERIAVHQRNYKKHGITTLLEHMPEHHRKMAVQRGWTPDYYLKQAADNGPHTKEFFEKLMKSKISVHQAYGPFLGIMRLIKQYGGLRVEAACKRALTGNRYNYKVVATILENKMDRIEESPPEKSPIPHHENLRGPQAFVNKMKH from the coding sequence ATGCAAAAAATTAGACAAATACTATTATTCCTAAAACGAGATGTATCAGAGCGTAGCATTGCGGAGCAGACTGGTGTCTCCAGGCCTACTATTCATTCCTACCGGGGCATCTTTGAGACCAGTGGATTTGATTATGATACACTTCTTAAACTTAAAGATCCGGAACTTTATGAATTGGTAAAAACCAAAAAGAAAGGATCGGACCGGACCCCGGATGTCCGTAAACTATATTTTTTGGAACAAGCGGATTATTTTATCTCCGAACTAGGGCGCGTCGGGGTAACCAGGCTACTGCTCTGGCAGGAGTATTTAAAAGAATATCCAGAAGGCTTTAGCTACTCTCGTTTTTGTGAATTATTGGATATCCAGATCAATTTGAAGAGCCCGTCCATGATCTTTAAACATAATCCCGGAGAGCTGCTGGAAATTGATTTTGCAGGTTCTAAGTTAAGCTATGTGGCCACTTCTACGGGGGAAATTATAGCCTGCCCGGTACTTATAGGCGTACTTCCTTTTAGTGGTTTTGGTTATGCAAAAGCATTACCTGATGCTTCCCTTGCCCAGGTAATTCCTGCCCTGAATGATATCTTAAATTATTTTGGCGGGGTTCCACTCAATGCCAGATCCGATAATATGAAACAATGGGTGGTCCGTAGCTGCAGGTATGAACCTACTTTTCCCCAGGCATTGGAACAATGGGCCCTGCACAACCATATAGGGTTGTTGGCCACAAGGGTAAGGGCTCCAAAAGATAAGCCATCTGTAGAAAACCAGGTGAAGATCACCTATCGCCGGGTGTATGCCACTATCCGTAACGAAACGTTCTACAGCATCCAAGAGCTGAACCAAGGGATAAAAAAGGCTTTGGAAGCCCATCATGACATTAACTTCCAGAAGAAGTCTTTTAGCCGAAGGGAGCTCTTTACCGGCCAGGAGCTACCGGCACTGCAGAGCCTTCCCGAGCATCCATACCAGTTCAATCATCTCACCAGGGCCAAGGTACAAAAGAACTATCATGTGGTAATGGGAGAAGACTGGCATTTTTATAGTGTTCCTTACCACCACGTTGGTAAGGAGATAAATATTATTTACGATACAGAATGTGTGGAAATCTATTATCAACTGGAGCGCATTGCCGTGCACCAGCGTAACTATAAAAAACATGGGATAACCACCCTTTTAGAACATATGCCCGAACATCATCGCAAGATGGCCGTGCAACGTGGATGGACTCCGGATTATTATTTAAAACAAGCTGCGGACAATGGTCCCCATACCAAAGAATTCTTTGAGAAGCTTATGAAAAGTAAGATTTCCGTGCATCAGGCCTATGGCCCCTTTCTGGGAATTATGCGACTGATCAAACAATATGGGGGTCTCCGTGTGGAGGCAGCCTGTAAGCGGGCCCTGACCGGAAACCGGTACAACTACAAAGTGGTAGCCACTATCCTAGAAAACAAGATGGACCGGATAGAAGAGAGCCCGCCAGAAAAATCACCCATACCCCATCACGAAAATCTCCGGGGACCACAAGCTTTTGTAAACAAAATGAAACATTAA